The following are from one region of the Nicotiana tomentosiformis chromosome 7, ASM39032v3, whole genome shotgun sequence genome:
- the LOC104090151 gene encoding cytochrome P450 CYP72A616-like: protein MSIAVLIALPICLSFSFWCLKLLYLIWWRPKTVERELRKQGVYGRPYRFLYGNLKEMMEMNKIAKSKPMPLNHDYTPRLNPLFYELATTYKKLFLFWLGPIPRVTIMDPKLIREVLSNKSGEFRKPKISAFLKLFVTGLGTYDGEKWAKHRKILNPAFHLEKLKLMLGAFTQCTEEMISRWDKLTESKGSCELDISQEFHSLTGDMLSKAAFGSNFGEGKLIFSLLREQCELVFTAKLAINVFPWLRFVPTKTNRRRLYIYNTVRSSLNGIIEKREKEVQSGKAHNEDLLGLLMKSNQDEHQGNKNSNKGMSTEDVIEECNSFYFAGQETTATLLTWTAIVLTMHPDWQEKARNEVLEIIGKNEPKFDQLNQLKIVTMILHEVMRLYPSGSLVRETNEETKLGDYIIPSGAQLLVPLQIIHRDTEQWGEDALIFNPERFSEGVSKAAKDLMYFPFGWGSRICLGMNFAMIQVKLVLAKILQNYSFELSPSYAHGPTMTALVLQPQYGAPVIVRKL from the exons ATGAGTATTGCAGTTTTAATTGCTCTACCAATATGCCTTTCATTCTCCTTTTGGTGCCTGAAATTGCTGTATTTGATATGGTGGCGGCCCAAAACAGTGGAAAGAGAGCTGAGGAAACAAGGAGTATATGGCCGTCCATATAGATTTCTTTATGGAAATCTAAAGGAGATGATGGAAATGAATAAAATAGCTAAGTCCAAACCCATGCCTTTGAACCACGACTACACCCCTCGACTAAATCCACTGTTCTATGAGCTCGCCACCACTTACA AGAAACTTTTCTTGTTTTGGCTAGGACCGATACCTCGAGTGACCATAATGGATCCAAAGCTAATACGGGAAGTACTGTCAAATAAATCGGGTGAGTTCAGAAAACCAAAAATCAGTGCTTTCCTCAAGCTATTTGTAACAGGATTGGGGACTTACGATGGTGAAAAATGGGCGAAACATAGAAAAATTCTTAATCCAGCTTTCCACTTGGAAAAATTGAAG CTAATGTTGGGAGCATTTACTCAATGTACAGAAGAAATGATAAGCAGATGGGACAAGTTAACTGAATCAAAGGGTTCTTGTGAATTGGATATTTCACAAGAATTTCATAGTTTAACTGGAGACATGCTATCAAAAGCAGCCTTTGGTAGTAACTTTGGAGAAGGGAAGTTAATATTTTCGCTTCTGAGGGAACAATGTGAACTTGTTTTCACTGCAAAACTTGCTATTAATGTCTTCCCTTGGTTAAG GTTCGTGCCAACAAAAACTAATAGAAGAAGATTGTACATCTATAACACAGTCCGTAGTTCGCTAAACGGGATAATAGAGAAGCGAGAGAAAGAGGTACAATCAGGAAAAGCACACAATGAAGATCTCTTGGGTTTGTTAATGAAATCTAATCAAGATGAACACCAAGGGAATAAGAACTCGAACAAGGGAATGAGTACAGAAGATGTAATAGAAGAGTGCAACTCTTTCTATTTTGCGGGTCAAGAGACTACTGCAACTTTGTTAACATGGACTGCAATTGTTTTGACTATGCACCCAGATTGGCAAGAAAAAGCTAGGAATGAAGTTCTTGAAATCATTGGAAAAAATGAGCCTAAGTTTGATCAACTGAACCAGCTGAAGATT GTGACTATGATCTTGCACGAAGTTATGAGGTTATATCCATCAGGTTCTCTTGTTAGAGAAACAAACGAAGAGACAAAACTTGGAGACTATATAATTCCATCAGGCGCACAGCTTTTGGTGCCTTTGCAAATAATTCATCGCGACACAGAGCAATGGGGAGAAGATGCTCTTATTTTCAATCCAGAAAGGTTCTCAGAAGGAGTATCAAAAGCAGCCAAGGATTTGATGTATTTTCCCTTTGGTTGGGGTTCTCGTATATGCCTTGGAATGAATTTCGCTATGATTCAAGTCAAACTTGTTTTGGCTAAAATCTTACAGAATTACTCGTTTGAGCTCTCTCCCTCCTATGCTCATGGCCCGACCATGACCGCTTTGGTTCTTCAACCACAGTATGGTGCCCCTGTCATTGTTCGAAAGCTTTAG
- the LOC104090152 gene encoding hyoscyamine 6-dioxygenase-like, whose protein sequence is MADLISSWSNKGETLPQSYVLPMHERPVDPVPIVKEIPVIDLGKAKGEERTVVVQQLLKACEDYGFFQVNNHGIPEDLMDEAMKVYQEFFSLPVEEKANYAKAAANAARGAATLYSSSARHYETEEHKYWRDVLEHTCNIDGEDKSIWPDKPPRYREVIGSYSVEVRKLSKIILGLVSEGLGLEAGYFDKDLGQRMLANLYPECPDPSLTLGVGGHCDPNLITIIQQDAYGLQILKDEKWIGIEPLPHALVVNSGLAMTVISNGKLGSVAHRVVTNTTQARTSICTFICPEEVIEPAKSLVNPCNPPLYKSFKWRTEFMPHYLSKKSVYYAALEPFKIDAEALYV, encoded by the exons ATGGCGGACCTCATCTCTAGCTGGTCTAATAAAGGCGAAACACTTCCTCAAAGTTATGTCTTACCAATGCATGAAAGGCCAGTTGATCCAGTTCCAATTGTTAAGGAAATTCCAGTCATTGATTTGGGAAAAGCTAAGGGCGAAGAACGAACTGTTGTCGTTCAACAACTTCTGAAAGCTTGTGAAGACTATGGTTTTTTCCAG GTAAACAATCATGGAATACCAGAAGATTTAATGGACGAGGCGATGAAAGTGTACCAGGAATTCTTCAGTTTGCCTGTGGAAGAGAAAGCGAATTACGCAAAAGCTGCAGCAAATGCAGCAAGAGGTGCAGCAACACTATATAGTAGTAGTGCCAGGCATTATGAAACAGAAGAGCATAAATACTGGAGGGATGTTCTCGAGCACACCTGCAACATTGACGGGGAAGATAAAAGCATTTGGCCTGATAAACCTCCAAGATATAG GGAGGTTATTGGTTCATATTCTGTTGAAGTAAGAAAGCTGAGCAAGATTATCTTGGGTCTGGTAAGTGAAGGATTAGGGTTGGAGGCAGGGTATTTTGACAAAGATCTTGGGCAGAGAATGCTTGCCAATCTTTACCCAGAGTGCCCAGATCCAAGTTTAACATTGGGAGTTGGTGGACATTGTGATCCTAATCTCATAACCATTATCCAACAAGACGCATATGGCCttcaaatattaaaggatgagAAATGGATTGGCATAGAACCTCTACCCCATGCACTTGTTGTCAATTCTGGTTTAGCTATGACG GTGATTAGCAACGGGAAGCTAGGAAGTGTAGCACATAGAGTGGTGACCAACACAACTCAAGCACGGACATCTATTTGTACTTTCATTTGTCCAGAAGAGGTCATTGAGCCTGCAAAATCACTTGTTAATCCGTGCAATCCACCATTGTACAAATCCTTCAAATGGCGTACTGAATTTATGCCCCATTACCTCAGCAAGAAATCAGTGTATTACGCAGCGTTGGAGCCTTTTAAGATCGATGCTGAAGCATTGTATGTGTGA
- the LOC138895212 gene encoding protein gar2-like, protein MAKTSKIVPQKEKGSSSRPSGDKAPVEPSTYDYVPSPCTLKIDFKIENPSSVRGVTKDAALRPSSGKEGTKSPVQKSRKDKKRKAASWSEDPKPKTRRQKVKKIGSLREEVDQIKAESKRIEELEARLAEAKAEVESSKILADKSIAVYRANAEAAQMEAREAANTTDTRAHWVAELAKCRSRRETLEEIHAHGFDLTEEIKKAKELKAEAESLASDGDDDDDDGSKSGSEDGEEPDREANAPELSS, encoded by the exons atggccaaaacttcgaaaattgtacctcagaaggagaaaggttcttcttcacggccgtccggcgacaaggcgccggtggagccgtccaCCTATGACTATGTTCCCAgcccgtgtactctgaagatcgattttaagattgagaatccttcatctgttCGGG gtgtaaccaaggacGCCGcattgaggccttcgagcggtaaagaaggaaccaagtcccctgTCCAAAAATCgaggaaagataagaagcgaaaagctgcctcttggtcagaggaccccaagcccaaaactcgaagg CAAAAGGTTAAAAAGATCGGGTCACttcgggaagaagttgatcaaatcaaagctgaat ctaagaggatcgaggagcttgaagctcggcttgctgaggccaaggcggaggttgagtcgtcgaaaatcTTGGCAGAtaagtccattgccgtgtatcgagctaatgccgaggctgctcagatggaggcacgagaAGCGGCAAATACTaccgacactcgagcacattgggttgccgaacttgctaaatgtaggtctcggagggagaccctcgaggagatacacgctcatggtttcgaccttactgaagaaataaaaaaggctaaagagctcaaAGCTGAAGCTGAATCCTtagcttctgatggcgatgatgatgatgatgacggtagcaagagcggatccgaggacggggaagagcCTGACAGAGAAGCAAATGCCCCTGAGCTTAGTTCTTAA